In a single window of the Melioribacteraceae bacterium genome:
- the aspS gene encoding aspartate--tRNA ligase produces MKFKRRTHTCGELRESNIGQSVVLNGWVAIRRDLGGVIFIELRDRYGITQVVFEPSYNADAHEFGKKLRSEFVVSIEGKVRKRPEGTENNLVPTGAIDVMVDNLIILNHAETPPFPIEDNIEASEDLRLKYRYLDLRRGEMQKNLLLRHKMYLITRKYFDAQNFVEVETPILMKSTPEGARDFLVPSRMHKGKFYALPQSPQTYKQILMVSGLDRYFQIVKCFRDEDLRADRQYEFTQIDVEMSFVDVEDIFEMMEGLMKVFFKEILGRELQTPIMRLGFDEAMERFGSDKPDLRFNLEMKTLNNVFANSDFRVFKDSLTNNGVITGIVAEGCGDYTRNQLDNLTDFVKKLGSGGLIWMRVKENELEAPISKFLIDEEKKNLISTFNAKPGDLLLLLTGPKLRTLNIMGTLRLEMAKRMELIKPDADPKLLWVTDFPLFEWDEESKRFYAMHHPFTSPKVEHIPLMDTDPGQVKARAYDLVLNGNEIAGGSIRIHDAELQAKMFKALGISDEEAKEKFGFLMGAFKYGAPPHGGIAFGFDRLAMLFAGRTSIRDVIAFPKTSSGISLMDECPSFVDEAQLTELHIKVKN; encoded by the coding sequence ATGAAGTTTAAGCGTAGAACACATACATGCGGCGAGTTGAGAGAATCCAATATTGGGCAATCGGTTGTTTTAAATGGTTGGGTAGCTATACGAAGAGATTTGGGCGGAGTAATTTTTATTGAGTTGCGTGATAGATATGGAATTACTCAGGTTGTCTTTGAACCCTCTTACAATGCCGATGCACATGAATTTGGTAAAAAGCTTAGAAGTGAATTCGTTGTATCTATTGAAGGGAAAGTTAGAAAAAGACCAGAAGGAACGGAAAATAATCTAGTCCCAACCGGAGCTATCGATGTAATGGTTGATAATCTAATAATTCTTAATCATGCAGAAACTCCGCCATTCCCAATTGAGGATAACATTGAAGCTAGCGAAGATTTACGACTGAAATACAGGTATCTCGATTTAAGAAGAGGGGAGATGCAAAAGAATTTACTTCTGCGTCATAAAATGTATTTAATAACCCGAAAATATTTTGATGCTCAAAATTTTGTTGAAGTCGAAACTCCCATATTAATGAAAAGTACACCCGAGGGTGCAAGAGATTTTCTCGTACCGAGCAGGATGCACAAAGGAAAATTTTATGCGCTTCCTCAATCGCCTCAAACCTATAAGCAAATTTTAATGGTCTCAGGTCTCGATAGATATTTTCAAATAGTAAAATGTTTTAGAGATGAGGATTTGCGAGCAGATCGACAATATGAGTTTACTCAAATTGATGTGGAAATGTCATTTGTAGATGTTGAGGATATTTTTGAGATGATGGAAGGATTGATGAAAGTATTCTTTAAAGAAATACTTGGCAGGGAATTACAGACACCAATAATGCGCCTTGGATTTGATGAGGCAATGGAGCGATTTGGAAGTGACAAACCAGATTTACGTTTTAACCTTGAAATGAAAACATTGAATAATGTATTCGCTAATTCGGACTTCAGAGTTTTCAAAGATTCATTAACAAATAATGGGGTAATAACCGGTATTGTAGCTGAAGGATGCGGAGACTATACCAGAAACCAATTAGATAACTTAACAGACTTTGTCAAAAAGCTCGGCTCTGGCGGTCTAATTTGGATGCGAGTGAAAGAAAATGAATTAGAAGCACCAATTTCCAAATTTTTAATAGATGAAGAGAAGAAAAATTTAATCTCTACTTTTAATGCAAAACCAGGTGATTTATTATTACTTCTAACTGGGCCCAAATTACGTACATTAAATATTATGGGTACTCTTAGATTAGAAATGGCAAAAAGGATGGAATTAATAAAGCCGGATGCGGATCCTAAATTATTATGGGTAACCGATTTCCCATTATTTGAATGGGATGAAGAGTCAAAACGGTTTTACGCAATGCATCATCCATTTACATCTCCAAAAGTTGAGCATATTCCGCTGATGGATACCGATCCTGGTCAAGTGAAAGCTCGTGCATACGATTTAGTTTTGAACGGAAATGAAATTGCTGGAGGAAGTATCAGAATTCATGACGCTGAATTGCAGGCAAAAATGTTCAAGGCTTTAGGTATAAGTGATGAAGAAGCCAAAGAAAAATTTGGATTCCTAATGGGTGCATTTAAGTATGGTGCACCGCCTCACGGTGGAATTGCGTTTGGATTCGACCGACTAGCAATGTTGTTTGCGGGAAGAACCTCAATTCGAGATGTGATCGCGTTTCCCAAAACCTCTAGCGGGATCTCATTAATGGATGAATGCCCCTCTTTTGTCGATGAAGCCCAATTAACCGAGCTTCATATCAAAGTTAAAAATTAA